TAGTTCTGGAATTGGATTACAAAACACAAAAGACCGCTTGAGTTTACTATACCCAGACAGTCATTGGTTAACTATTAAAGAAATCGATAATGAGTTTGTTGTAAATTTGACGTTAAAACTCTAGTAAAACTATTTAAAATGAAGTGTGTAATTATAGACGACGAACCTCTAGCTATTGATGTAGTAGAATCTTATGTGCAGCAAGTTGGCGGTATAGAAATTGTCGCAAAGTGCACAAACCCACTAGAAGCCATTATTCTTTTGAACAAACACCAAGTAGATTTAGTGTTTTTAGATATTGAAATGCCAAACTTAACCGGTATCGATCTTGTAAAAGCTATAGACAATATGCCGCAATTTATATTCACAACGGCATATCCAGAATACGCTTTAGACGGTTTTAACTTAAATGCTACAGATTATTTAGTAAAACCAATTCCGTTTCATAGATTTTTAAAAGCCATTTCTCGTGCAAAAGAAAAGTATGAGCTGGAGAATAAAGTAGTTGTAAGTCCGCAAGTATCAGAAACAGCAGCACCTGTTGCGGTTGATAATTTTATTTTCGTTAAATCGGAATATGAAAACATTAAAATAAACATAGACACTATTGTTTATTTACAAGGCTTAAAAGATTACATTAAAATTTACACCTCAGATACTCAAAAGCCGATATTAACTTTATCTAGTTTTAAGGACATATTAGATAAACTTCCTCCGTCAAAATTTATAAGAGTTCATAAATCTTACGTTGTGAGCATAGAACATATAAAAGCTATTCAAAAATCTAAAATTTTGGTGGCAGACATGCGTATTCCTGTTGGAGAAACTTATAAGGATACCGTTATGAAACGATTGGGTGTTTAATTAGCGATACACACTTCTTATTAAACAACTTTAAAACCTAAACACACATATTTAGAGCTTAACTGCGCTGCCTATATTCTATAGCTCGATAATGGTTTACTAACGGAAGTAAAACCCGCTTACATGACCTCTTTTACAATCCCTTTAAAAAGTATACTATTTTAATTATGGCGCATAAAAAAAGCCTTATCTAATAAAAGATAAGGCTTTTGTACTGAAGACGGGACTTGAACCCGTACGTCCTAATGGACATTGGATTTTAAGTCCAACGTGTCTACCAATTCCACCACTTCAGCATTGGAATATTTTAATGCAAAAATTCTCAGAGCGAAAGACGGGATTTGAACCCGCGACCCCCACCTTGGCAAGGTGATGCTCTACCCCTGAGCTACTTTCGCAGTCTTTTAATGAACGAGCAATATTGCTATTGCGGTTGCAAATTTAAGACTTTTATTGGATTACCAAAGCCTTTTTCAAAAAAAAATTAAAAAACTTTTTAAACCTGCTTTTTCTTTACCAACATGCGCTTAATTTCATTCAGTTTCATAAGCGCTTCTACCGGTGTAAGTGTATCAATATCAATATCTAATATTTCGTCTTTTATATTTTCGAGTAATGGGTCGTCTAAATTAAAAAAACTGAGTTGCATATCGTCTTGCATCGATTTTACTTTATTTGTGAGTTCTTCACTAGAATGCGACTTCTCTAATTTCTCCAAAATTTTATTCGCACGGTGCAAAACTTGCTGAGGCATACCCGCCATTTTTGCCACATGTATACCAAAACTATGTGCACTTCCGCCTTCAACTAGCTTTCTCAAGAAAAGTACATTGTCTTTTAATTCTTTTACAGAAACATTAAAGTTTTTAATGCGTCCAAAAGTTTCTGTCATTTCATTCAACTCATGGTAATGTGTTGCAAATAACGTTTTAGGTTTTGCCGGATGCTCATGTAAGTATTCACTAATAGCCCAAGCAATAGAAATACCATCGTATGTACTTGTACCACGTCCAATTTCATCTAAAAGCACCAAACTACGTTCAGATATATTATTTAAAATAGATGCCGTTTCATTCATCTCTACCATAAAAGTAGATTCGCCCATCGAAATATTATCACTAGCACCTACTCTAGTAAATATTTTATCTACCAAACCTATTCTGGCTTCTTTTGCAGGCACAAAACTTCCCATTTGAGCCAAGAGCACAATAAGTGCTGTTTGACGTAAAATAGCCGACTTACCAGACATGTTAGGCCCGGTGATCATGATTAGTTGTTGTGTGGTTCTATCTAAAAACACATCATTGGCAATATAAGCTTCACCAATAGGCAATTGCTTTTCAATTACAGGATGGCGACCTTCCTTAATTTCTAAATCGTGAGACTCATCTATTACAGGATAGATGTAACTATTATCTTTTGCTAACTGTGCAAAACCGCATAAACAATCTATTTGCCCTATTAAATAAGCGTTT
The window above is part of the Algibacter sp. L3A6 genome. Proteins encoded here:
- a CDS encoding LytR/AlgR family response regulator transcription factor is translated as MKCVIIDDEPLAIDVVESYVQQVGGIEIVAKCTNPLEAIILLNKHQVDLVFLDIEMPNLTGIDLVKAIDNMPQFIFTTAYPEYALDGFNLNATDYLVKPIPFHRFLKAISRAKEKYELENKVVVSPQVSETAAPVAVDNFIFVKSEYENIKINIDTIVYLQGLKDYIKIYTSDTQKPILTLSSFKDILDKLPPSKFIRVHKSYVVSIEHIKAIQKSKILVADMRIPVGETYKDTVMKRLGV